CACAGAGTTGATGTTCAGAAAAAAGTGTTCAAAGTGCTTGGAATATCCGAAGAAGAAGCACAGGAAAAATTCGGTTTTCTATTAGAAGCACTATCTTTTGGCGCTCCTCCTCACGGTGGTATAGCACTGGGATTTGATCGACTAGTTATGCTTCTTGCAGGAGAGGATAGTCTTAGAGATATAATTGCTTTTCCAAAAACAAAAAATGGAATAAGTCCAATGGATGGTTCACCAACTGAAGTAAATGAAGAACAATTAAAAGAATTAGGAATCAAAATAGTTAGATATGAATAAAAAATAAAAGAGTCAATGGAAGGATGAAAGATATAGAAACACAAAAAAAGATGAAAACAAAAATAATAGAAATTAAAGGGGTTGATCCCTTCCTTGTATATGGGACAAATGATTTTTATTTAAATATAATCGAAGAAAACCTCAAGTTAAAGATATTCGCCCGAGGAAATATAATTACCTTAGAGGGTGAGGATGAATCAATCCAAAAGGCTGATAGAATCTTTGGCGAAATGTTACTGACAATAAACCAGAAGGGATATGTGAGCGAAGACGATGTGAGAACTCTCGTTCATATTGAAAAAGAAGGGCTGATCAAGGAAGAGGATATTTCACCAAGTACAGTTATACTATACACTAAAAACGGAGCTATAAAACCAAGGACAAAAAATCAGGAAGAATACTATAAATCCTCGTTAAACAATGACATCGTATTTGCAATTGGACCTGCAGGAACTGGTAAAACATATCTTGCTGTTGCCATGGCCATTGCAGCTTTAAAGAACCATGAGGTACAGAAAATTATCCTGACCAGACCAGCTGTAGAAGCAGGAGAAAAACTTGGCTTTCTGCCTGGGGATTTAAGAGAAAAAATAGA
Above is a genomic segment from Candidatus Neomarinimicrobiota bacterium containing:
- a CDS encoding PhoH family protein, whose amino-acid sequence is MKTKIIEIKGVDPFLVYGTNDFYLNIIEENLKLKIFARGNIITLEGEDESIQKADRIFGEMLLTINQKGYVSEDDVRTLVHIEKEGLIKEEDISPSTVILYTKNGAIKPRTKNQEEYYKSSLNNDIVFAIGPAGTGKTYLAVAMAIAALKNHEVQKIILTRPAVEAGEKLGFLPGDLREKIDPYLTPLYDALYDMLPLEKMKTLIDQKIVEVIPLAYMRGRTLNNAYVILDEAQNTTSMQMKMFLTRLGASSKAIVTGDVTQIDLPDKTTSGLIEAESILKGIEGIGFVYFDESDVIRHKLVTRIIKAYDKKNDKKNAK